The following proteins are encoded in a genomic region of Sparus aurata chromosome 23, fSpaAur1.1, whole genome shotgun sequence:
- the LOC115576042 gene encoding GTPase IMAP family member 7 isoform X2, with translation MSSPENAASHEGCEAPLPPSEAEPLRIVLLGRTGTGRSSSGNTILGRPAFWVDVSPCSVTTQCQRKTLTVDGRSVSVIDTPGFFHTQLSPEEVMAEVGRCVVLSSPGPHAFLVTLRPGRFTQEERDTLEWIKVTFGPGAIRFTVVLFTWGDQLLGKSIEDFLQESDELSEFVSSCCGGYHVFDNSGQQKTTECPQQVVQLLEKIDKIVADNGGGCYSNEMFKEAERAIREAQERILGERGHKFLQKEAQDKEAQGGLERGKKEDEETRREEEEARKRAERLFWSELVSAMGRGAAEGAGIVGKDKGKGKAVKKVKVVEKAAALVASPLSIRSAARVVEGAVREGSKVFYKHRKTFLH, from the exons ATGTCGTCCCCCGAAAATGCTGCGTCACATGAAG GCTGTGAAGCACCACTCCCTCCATCAGAGGCTGAACCCCTGAGGATTGTTCTGCTGGGGAGGACAGGGACAGGCAGGAGCTCCTCAGGCAACACCATCCTGGGCAGGCCCGCCTTCTGGGTCGATGTCTCCCCCTGCTCGGTCACCACACAGTGCCAGAGAAAGACTCTGACGGTGGACGGCCGGAGTGTCTCTGTGATCGACACTCCAGGTTTCTTCCACACACAGCTGTCCCCCGAGGAGGTCATGGCGGAGGTGGGACGGTGTgtcgtcctctcctctccgggACCCCACGCCTTCCTGGTGACCCTGCGGCCCGGCAGGTTCAcccaggaggagagagacaccTTGGAGTGGATCAAGGTTACGTTTGGCCCTGGAGCCATCAGGTTCACTGTGGTGTTGTTCACCTGGGGAGACCAGCTGCTGGGGAAGAGCATCGAAGACTTCCTGCAGGAGAGTGATGAGCTGTCAGAATTTGTCAGCAGCTGCTGCGGGGGGTATCACGTCTTTGATAATAGTGGACAGCAGAAGACAACAGAGTGTCCACAACAGGTTGTGCAGCTTCTGGAGAAGATAGACAAGATCGTGGCAGACAACGGAGGCGGTTGCTACAGCAACGAGATGTTCAAGGAGGCCGAGAGGGCCATCAGGGAGGCACAGGAGAGGATTctgggagagagaggacacaaGTTCCTTCAGAAGGAGGCTCAAGACAAGGAGGCACAGGGAGGGttagagagagggaagaaggaagatgaggagacgaggagggaggaagaggaggccaggaaaAGGGCGGAGCGGCTCTTCTGGTCTGAGCTGGTGTCTGCGATGGGGAGAGGCGCAGCAGAGGGAGCAGGGATCGTCGGGAAAGACAAGGGGAAGGGGAAGGCTGTGAAGAAGGTGAAGGTGGTGGAGAAGGCGGCAGCTCTGGTAGCGTCGCCGCTCTCCATCCGCTCAGCTGCAAGAGTGGTGGAGGGAGCCGTGAGGGAAGGAAGTAAGGTGTTctataaacacagaaaaacctTTCTGCATTGA
- the LOC115576042 gene encoding GTPase IMAP family member 7 isoform X1 translates to MSSPENAASHEGMPMTVIRSGCEAPLPPSEAEPLRIVLLGRTGTGRSSSGNTILGRPAFWVDVSPCSVTTQCQRKTLTVDGRSVSVIDTPGFFHTQLSPEEVMAEVGRCVVLSSPGPHAFLVTLRPGRFTQEERDTLEWIKVTFGPGAIRFTVVLFTWGDQLLGKSIEDFLQESDELSEFVSSCCGGYHVFDNSGQQKTTECPQQVVQLLEKIDKIVADNGGGCYSNEMFKEAERAIREAQERILGERGHKFLQKEAQDKEAQGGLERGKKEDEETRREEEEARKRAERLFWSELVSAMGRGAAEGAGIVGKDKGKGKAVKKVKVVEKAAALVASPLSIRSAARVVEGAVREGSKVFYKHRKTFLH, encoded by the exons ATGTCGTCCCCCGAAAATGCTGCGTCACATGAAGGTATGCCGATGACCGTCATCAGATCAG GCTGTGAAGCACCACTCCCTCCATCAGAGGCTGAACCCCTGAGGATTGTTCTGCTGGGGAGGACAGGGACAGGCAGGAGCTCCTCAGGCAACACCATCCTGGGCAGGCCCGCCTTCTGGGTCGATGTCTCCCCCTGCTCGGTCACCACACAGTGCCAGAGAAAGACTCTGACGGTGGACGGCCGGAGTGTCTCTGTGATCGACACTCCAGGTTTCTTCCACACACAGCTGTCCCCCGAGGAGGTCATGGCGGAGGTGGGACGGTGTgtcgtcctctcctctccgggACCCCACGCCTTCCTGGTGACCCTGCGGCCCGGCAGGTTCAcccaggaggagagagacaccTTGGAGTGGATCAAGGTTACGTTTGGCCCTGGAGCCATCAGGTTCACTGTGGTGTTGTTCACCTGGGGAGACCAGCTGCTGGGGAAGAGCATCGAAGACTTCCTGCAGGAGAGTGATGAGCTGTCAGAATTTGTCAGCAGCTGCTGCGGGGGGTATCACGTCTTTGATAATAGTGGACAGCAGAAGACAACAGAGTGTCCACAACAGGTTGTGCAGCTTCTGGAGAAGATAGACAAGATCGTGGCAGACAACGGAGGCGGTTGCTACAGCAACGAGATGTTCAAGGAGGCCGAGAGGGCCATCAGGGAGGCACAGGAGAGGATTctgggagagagaggacacaaGTTCCTTCAGAAGGAGGCTCAAGACAAGGAGGCACAGGGAGGGttagagagagggaagaaggaagatgaggagacgaggagggaggaagaggaggccaggaaaAGGGCGGAGCGGCTCTTCTGGTCTGAGCTGGTGTCTGCGATGGGGAGAGGCGCAGCAGAGGGAGCAGGGATCGTCGGGAAAGACAAGGGGAAGGGGAAGGCTGTGAAGAAGGTGAAGGTGGTGGAGAAGGCGGCAGCTCTGGTAGCGTCGCCGCTCTCCATCCGCTCAGCTGCAAGAGTGGTGGAGGGAGCCGTGAGGGAAGGAAGTAAGGTGTTctataaacacagaaaaacctTTCTGCATTGA
- the kdelr3 gene encoding ER lumen protein-retaining receptor 3 produces MNIFRLAGDVSHLVAIIILLLKIWRSKSCAGISGKSQVLFALVFTTRYLDLFTVYISAYNTVMKVVFLALSYATVYLIYMRFRNTDNSENDTFRVEFLLVPVIGLSFLENYAFTPMEILWTFSIFLEAVAIMPQLFMITKTGEAESITTHYLFFLGLYRALYIANWVWRYHTEGFFDQIAVVSGVVQTIFYCDFFYLYATRVLKGRGKMSLPMPI; encoded by the exons ATGAACATCTTTCGTCTGGCGGGTGACGTGTCACATCTGGTGGCTATCATCATCCTGTTGCTGAAGATATGGAGGTCCAAATCCTGTGCTG GCATCTCTGGGAAGTCTCAGGTGCTGTTCGCCCTGGTCTTCACCACCAGATACCTTGATCTGTTCACAGTCTACATCTCTGCTTACAACACAGTCATGAAG GTGGTGTTCCTGGCTCTGTCATATGCCACCGTGTACCTGATCTACATGCGCTTCAGGAACACAGACAACTCAGAGAATGACACGTTCCGCGTTGAGTTCCTGTTGGTGCCAGTGATCGGGCTCTCCTTCCTGGAAAACTACGCTTTCACCCCAatggag ATCCTGTGGACCTTCTCCATTTTCCTGGAGGCGGTGGCCATAATGCCGCAGCTCTTCATGATCACCAAGACGGGCGAGGCGGAATCCATCACCACCCACTACCTGTTCTTCCTCGGCCTCTACCGAGCCCTGTACATCGCCAACTGGGTGTGGCGTTACCACACGGAGGGCTTCTTCGATCAGATCGCCGTGGTGTCTGGCGTCGTGCAGACCATTTTCTACTGCGACTTCTTCTACCTTTACGCCACAAGGG TGCTTAAAGGAAGAGGAAAGATGAGCCTGCCGATGCCCATTTAA